A portion of the Cryptomeria japonica chromosome 5, Sugi_1.0, whole genome shotgun sequence genome contains these proteins:
- the LOC131053123 gene encoding peroxidase 10, with the protein MEKVYVLCLFSAFFLSLACAGSENDLYSNADLTLENGVSWTFYKSTCPKLESIVQKQIKLYLKKDIAQAGGLVCDASIVLDGSASGPAKQDVPPNLMMRGKAFAHVDKACHVVVSCARMPPITGLAARDSVPRVCGMITATQNPECGKNANKWPQFAKVESFTVMCKDLTDKQGEKLLATQCKNRQQTSVSTMDREFKGRTLLEPPEPKPDPGHAANHH; encoded by the exons ATGGAGAAGGTTTATGTGCTCTGTTTGTTTTCTGCTTTCTTCCTTTCACTTGCTTGCGCTGGATCAGAGAATGATCTGTATTCAAATGCAGATCTTACTCTGGAGAATGGGGTTTCATGGACGTTTTATAAGAGTACCTGCCCCAAACTGGAATCCATTGTCCAGAAACAAATCAAACTGTATTTAAAGAAGGATATTGCTCAGGCCGGCGGGCTG GTCTGTGACGCTTCGATTGTGTTGGATGGATCAGCAAGCGGGCCGGCTAAGCAAGACGTCCCTCCAAATTTAATGATGCGGGGCAAAGCTTTTGCGCACGTTGACAAGGCCTGCCATGTCGTCGTGTCCTGCGCACGGATGCCACCTATTACTGGTCTGGCAGCTCGCGATTCGGTCCCAAGG GTATGTGGGATGATAACTGCAACCCAAAATCCAGAATGTGGGAAGAACGCTAATAAATGGCCACAATTTGCTAAAGTGGAAAGTTTTACTGTGATGTGTAAAGATCTTACTGATAAACAGGGAGAAAAGTTGTTGGCTACCCAATGCAAGAACCGCCAACAA ACAAGTGTAAGTACGATGGACAGAGAGTTTAAGGGTCGCACACTTCTTGAACCTCCTGAACCGAAGCCTGATCCAGGACATGCTGCAAATCATCATTGA